The Acidobacteriota bacterium DNA segment TCGTTCAAGAAGCCGTCCGGCTCTATGATGACCGACTGGATGATATTGAACTGGAAACCCGCCTGGATGAATCCTTGCCGATCTTGAACATTGATCGAGAACAGTTTAAGCGAACCCTGGTCAATTTGATTGATAATGCACGCCACGCGATTGAAGCGGCTTCCGACCGGTCAGGGAATTTTGAATTCGGTGACAAGCGGATCCTGCTGGCCACGGAATACCGTCCAGATCAAGACCTTGTCCGACTTTCAGTGAGCGATACCGGGCAGGGTATCTCCGCTGATGACCGGGAGCGCCTGTTTCAGCCATACTTCTCAACTCGTAAACGGGGAACAGGGCTCGGGTTAGCCATTGTGAGCCACATTGTGACCGATCATAATGGACGGATTCTGGTTGAGGAAAATCAACCCCACGGTGCTCGATTTATCATCGAATTGCCGGTTTCCTGAAACCGGGTTGCGGCAATCCGCTATTTCAGCCCAACCCAATCAACTCCATTTTGGAAAGGACCTTTTTGTGAAAATTGAACTGCGTGTCATGTGTTTTTTCGGTGTTATGGTTTTGCTGGCCGCTGGAACAGGTTGCCAGGACAGTGCCCCGCAAGTTGTTGTCCCCGCGGCGAATCGGGCGGCTCGGGATGGTGCGGCAAAATCCCAAATGCGAACGATTTATCGAGCCGAAGAAGCCTTTAAAGCCAGAACCGGACGCTATGGCTCCATGGCTGAACTGGTTGAGGGGGGAGAGTTAAACACCGACCCAGAAAATGAGCGACTTTATAAATACACGCTCACGGCTTCGGAACACACCTTTGAATGTGTTGGCATGCCAGTGGTGTATAACACCAATGGCACCATTTCGTACTACATTGACCAAACCGGGCAATTGCGCGGTGCTGATCATAAGGGACAACCAGCTTCGTCGAGTGATCCCGTCATTGTCCAATAAATATGGGAAGATCTTCCTCGAACTTGTAAATGATGGTTCAGCGCAGAAAAACCAAGTGAAATCCCAGAAAATTACATTGCTGGCAAAAAGTTGCGTGTGCTAGATTGAGGGGTGATTCTTAGTCATCTAGTTCTGAGAATTTACACAAATTATCATCCTTTTTTCAGCATTCTTCGCACGGCAAACAACACCTTCAACTTTCATAAGATTTGACGGCGACGATCTGGATCAGAACGCAAGGATCACTTCGAACGTGAACCTGCGCGACCCCAGGTTTTGAGGCAATGGTTTGGCACAAGTTCCATTGTCGGCATCTTTCGCGGTGCATTCGTTTGACGACCCGCACTCATTTCGGAAGGATGATCTGGATTTCTGATCCAATATCGGAGGAGACGTGAACAGATCAGGTGATGATTCCCGCATTCGTCGGGAGTATTTTGATTGGTATGTCATTTCAAAGAAAACCCTGTACATGATTGGGGCAGGATTGATCCTGATTTTGATCATAATTGGTATTGCTCTTTACCGATATTTCAATCCTCCAGGTCCTGTAGACCCAGATGTAGTTATCAATGAAGAAATCCGCCTCGTTCAAACCAGTGGCAATGTAACCATTTACCGGGCCAATAATGGCAACGTTGAACTGGCAGTCCCTGGTATGTCGCTCTATGAAGGCGACCGGATCCAGACCGGGTCTGGTTCCACTGCCTCACTCCAATTTATTGACGGCAGCACCCTCCGCATCAAAGAAAACTCCACCGTTGTCGTGAAGCAAAATAGCAGGGAGGTCAAAACCGAAAAAACCCAGGTTGAAAGCAATGTGGCGTTTGGTACGGTGAATATGTCGAATCCGGCGTCAGCCCCAGCCTCCGGAAGTGTCAATAACGTGACGGCTCCTGGCGTATCCGTTTCGTTCCAAAGTGGAACTCAGGGGACAATTAACTATGACGGTCAGACCACGAAAGTGGTATCGGAAAAAGGCAATTTGAATGTGGTGACCGATGCCGGGACCGCACAGGTCATCTCTGAAAACCGGGGGAGTGAGTTTAAGGACGGCGCCAAAGTCAATGATATTGCCTATTTACCAAGTCCGAAGCTGAGATCTCCTGAAAATTCTGAACTGCGGAGTTTTAACCGGGGAACATCACCTGAAATTCTATTTACCTGGAGTCCGGTTCCAGGGGCTGTCAGTTATAATTTCCAGATTGCAACTTCAAATTCCTTTGTCAAGAGCACCATCATTGCCGAGCGGAACCAGCGTGGTACCTCAACCAGCAATGTCTTTCGACCATATGATGGAAACTACTACTGGCGGGTTCAGGGCGTGGAAGGCAACGGCAAAGAGGGAATCTGGTCCAATGAACAGCGCTTGCAAATCGTGATTCGGGCAAGCGGTGGCAAGGATACGCCCATTTATCTCCCCAGACCAACTTATCGTGAAATTGGGCGAGGGATTTATGAAGTGACCGGTGAAACCGAACCTGGGGTTCAGTTGCGAATCAACGGCAAAAACGTCCCGGTTGGCCCGGATGGAAAATATATGGCCAACGTGGATTTAAACGGAAATCAATCCGTCATGTTTGTGGCACAGGATTCACAGGGACGAACTCGAACCGAAAATTATCCACCTCGGTAACCCATGAGCGCCAGGATAAGGAAGTTTGAGCCTGTGCGAGACAAGGAGACAAGGAGGCGGGGAGACACGGATGACAATTCACCAGGTTTGTCAGG contains these protein-coding regions:
- a CDS encoding FecR domain-containing protein; its protein translation is MNRSGDDSRIRREYFDWYVISKKTLYMIGAGLILILIIIGIALYRYFNPPGPVDPDVVINEEIRLVQTSGNVTIYRANNGNVELAVPGMSLYEGDRIQTGSGSTASLQFIDGSTLRIKENSTVVVKQNSREVKTEKTQVESNVAFGTVNMSNPASAPASGSVNNVTAPGVSVSFQSGTQGTINYDGQTTKVVSEKGNLNVVTDAGTAQVISENRGSEFKDGAKVNDIAYLPSPKLRSPENSELRSFNRGTSPEILFTWSPVPGAVSYNFQIATSNSFVKSTIIAERNQRGTSTSNVFRPYDGNYYWRVQGVEGNGKEGIWSNEQRLQIVIRASGGKDTPIYLPRPTYREIGRGIYEVTGETEPGVQLRINGKNVPVGPDGKYMANVDLNGNQSVMFVAQDSQGRTRTENYPPR